A window of the Phalacrocorax aristotelis chromosome 9, bGulAri2.1, whole genome shotgun sequence genome harbors these coding sequences:
- the FOXA1 gene encoding hepatocyte nuclear factor 3-alpha isoform X1 — protein MLGTVKMEGHETSDWNSYYADTQEAYSSVPVSNMNSGLGTMNTMNTYMTMNTMTTSGNMTSSSFNMSYANTGLGAGLSPGAVAGMPAGSAGPVNGMPAGVAAMGTALSPGGINAMSAQPAPMNGLSPYGGMNPCMSPMAYTQSNLGRTRDAKTFKRSYPHAKPPYSYISLITMAIQQAPSKMLTLSEIYQWIMDLFPYYRQNQQRWQNSIRHSLSFNDCFVKVARSPDKPGKGSYWTLHPDSGNMFENGCYLRRQKRFKCEKPANSKAPQEGRKDQAGASSSSSNSPLHRGHSKPAQLDTSTSLSSSNPSTSPQSMDHSGSSAELKTSASAASSTISSVPALASVPHPPHSLAHEPQLHLKGDPHYSFNHPFSINNLMSSSEQQHKLDFKAYEQALQYSSYGASIPGGLPLGSASMAGRSSIEPSALEPSYYQGVYSRPVLNTS, from the exons ATGTTAGGGACTGTGAAAATGGAAGGGCATGAAACCAGCGACTGGAACAGCTACTACGCCGACACTCAGGAG GCCTATTCCTCGGTGCCCGTGAGCAACATGAACTCGGGGCTGGGCACCATGAACACCATGAACACCTACATGACCATGAACACCATGACGACGAGCGGCAACATGACCTCCAGCTCCTTCAACATGTCCTACGCCAACACGGGGCTGGGGGCCGGGCTGAGCCCCGGCGCCGTGGCCGGCATGCCGGCGGGCTCGGCGGGGCCGGTGAACGGCATGCCGGCTGGCGTGGCCGCCATGGGCACGGCGCTCAGCCCCGGCGGCATCAACGCCATGTCTGCCCAGCCGGCCCCCATGAACGGGCTGAGCCCCTACGGCGGCATGAACCCCTGCATGAGCCCCATGGCCTACACCCAGTCCAACCTCGGCAGGACGCGGGACGCCAAGACCTTCAAGCGGAGCTACCCCCATGCCAAGCCGCCCTACTCCTACATCTCCCTCATCACTATGGCCATCCAGCAGGCGCCCAGCAAGATGCTGACGCTGAGCGAGATCTACCAGTGGATCATGGACCTTTTCCCCTACTACCGGCAGAACCAGCAGCGCTGGCAGAACAGCATCCGCCACTCGCTCTCCTTCAACGACTGCTTCGTCAAGGTGGCCCGCTCCCCCGACAAGCCCGGCAAGGGCTCCTACTGGACCCTGCACCCCGACTCCGGCAACATGTTTGAAAACGGCTGCTACCTCCGCCGGCAAAAGCGCTTCAAGTGCGAGAAGCCAGCGAACAGCAAAGCCCCTCAGGAGGGCAGGAAAGATCAGGCCGGGGCCTCCAGTTCCAGCTCCAACTCCCCCCTGCACAGAGGCCACAGCAAACCCGCGCAGCTGGACACCTCCACCTCCCTCTCCAGCTCCAACCCGTCCACCAGCCCCCAATCCATGGACCACAGCGGATCGAGCGCAGAGCTAAAGACCTCGGCCTCGGCCGCCTCCTCCACCATCAGCTCCGTCCCCGCCTTGGCCTCCGTCCCTCACCCCCCTCACTCCTTAGCCCACGAACCCCAGCTCCACCTCAAGGGCGATCCCCACTACTCCTTCAACCACCCCTTTTCCATCAACAACCTCATGTCCTCCTCggagcagcagcacaagctGGACTTCAAAGCCTACGAGCAGGCGCTGCAATATTCCTCCTACGGGGCCAGCATCCCCGGCGGGCTGCCCCTGGGCAGCGCCTCCATGGCGGGCCGGAGCAGCATCGAGCCCTCGGCCCTGGAACCCTCCTACTACCAAGGTGTGTATTCCAGACCCGTACTAAACACCTCCTAG
- the FOXA1 gene encoding hepatocyte nuclear factor 3-alpha isoform X2, whose translation MNSGLGTMNTMNTYMTMNTMTTSGNMTSSSFNMSYANTGLGAGLSPGAVAGMPAGSAGPVNGMPAGVAAMGTALSPGGINAMSAQPAPMNGLSPYGGMNPCMSPMAYTQSNLGRTRDAKTFKRSYPHAKPPYSYISLITMAIQQAPSKMLTLSEIYQWIMDLFPYYRQNQQRWQNSIRHSLSFNDCFVKVARSPDKPGKGSYWTLHPDSGNMFENGCYLRRQKRFKCEKPANSKAPQEGRKDQAGASSSSSNSPLHRGHSKPAQLDTSTSLSSSNPSTSPQSMDHSGSSAELKTSASAASSTISSVPALASVPHPPHSLAHEPQLHLKGDPHYSFNHPFSINNLMSSSEQQHKLDFKAYEQALQYSSYGASIPGGLPLGSASMAGRSSIEPSALEPSYYQGVYSRPVLNTS comes from the coding sequence ATGAACTCGGGGCTGGGCACCATGAACACCATGAACACCTACATGACCATGAACACCATGACGACGAGCGGCAACATGACCTCCAGCTCCTTCAACATGTCCTACGCCAACACGGGGCTGGGGGCCGGGCTGAGCCCCGGCGCCGTGGCCGGCATGCCGGCGGGCTCGGCGGGGCCGGTGAACGGCATGCCGGCTGGCGTGGCCGCCATGGGCACGGCGCTCAGCCCCGGCGGCATCAACGCCATGTCTGCCCAGCCGGCCCCCATGAACGGGCTGAGCCCCTACGGCGGCATGAACCCCTGCATGAGCCCCATGGCCTACACCCAGTCCAACCTCGGCAGGACGCGGGACGCCAAGACCTTCAAGCGGAGCTACCCCCATGCCAAGCCGCCCTACTCCTACATCTCCCTCATCACTATGGCCATCCAGCAGGCGCCCAGCAAGATGCTGACGCTGAGCGAGATCTACCAGTGGATCATGGACCTTTTCCCCTACTACCGGCAGAACCAGCAGCGCTGGCAGAACAGCATCCGCCACTCGCTCTCCTTCAACGACTGCTTCGTCAAGGTGGCCCGCTCCCCCGACAAGCCCGGCAAGGGCTCCTACTGGACCCTGCACCCCGACTCCGGCAACATGTTTGAAAACGGCTGCTACCTCCGCCGGCAAAAGCGCTTCAAGTGCGAGAAGCCAGCGAACAGCAAAGCCCCTCAGGAGGGCAGGAAAGATCAGGCCGGGGCCTCCAGTTCCAGCTCCAACTCCCCCCTGCACAGAGGCCACAGCAAACCCGCGCAGCTGGACACCTCCACCTCCCTCTCCAGCTCCAACCCGTCCACCAGCCCCCAATCCATGGACCACAGCGGATCGAGCGCAGAGCTAAAGACCTCGGCCTCGGCCGCCTCCTCCACCATCAGCTCCGTCCCCGCCTTGGCCTCCGTCCCTCACCCCCCTCACTCCTTAGCCCACGAACCCCAGCTCCACCTCAAGGGCGATCCCCACTACTCCTTCAACCACCCCTTTTCCATCAACAACCTCATGTCCTCCTCggagcagcagcacaagctGGACTTCAAAGCCTACGAGCAGGCGCTGCAATATTCCTCCTACGGGGCCAGCATCCCCGGCGGGCTGCCCCTGGGCAGCGCCTCCATGGCGGGCCGGAGCAGCATCGAGCCCTCGGCCCTGGAACCCTCCTACTACCAAGGTGTGTATTCCAGACCCGTACTAAACACCTCCTAG